The genomic stretch TATTGCTACGAAGAAATAACCTTTGATTTCAAAAGTGGTTTGATTTCGTTTCCGCCCAGGTCATATTCAGGACATCTCCCTTAACGGAAGTGAGAATGTCTTCAAACCAGATGAGCCAGTCAAGCTCTGATTTCAGGAATTCAAGGCGGCGTTTGTAGAGAACATATACAAGAAAGGGATAGGAATCCTTGTCTTCCGGCCACCCATGCTCTAATTCCTCAATCTGCCTGCGGGCGGCGATACTGCGTTTACGCACCGTCTCCGCCAGGATATGTGCCTCGGGAGAACCTGCCACCAAGGCGACCAGATAAGCATCCAACTCATATTTGGTCTGAAAGTCAAAATCAAATTCACTTTTCAGAAATCCATCCAGCGCTTTTTCTCCCGCCTGATTAATATGGTAAACCTTGCGCATCGGCCAGGGGCCGTTCTGCTC from Candidatus Latescibacter sp. encodes the following:
- a CDS encoding helix-turn-helix transcriptional regulator; amino-acid sequence: MTLNEALILSYVKRGIGYGYNILVHVKESRSDEWVNFSRAGLYKTLDRLEKYNLLDKTFEQNGPWPMRKVYHINQAGEKALDGFLKSEFDFDFQTKYELDAYLVALVAGSPEAHILAETVRKRSIAARRQIEELEHGWPEDKDSYPFLVYVLYKRRLEFLKSELDWLIWFEDILTSVKGDVLNMTWAETKSNHF